A region of the Dickeya chrysanthemi NCPPB 402 genome:
GTATGATAATTACTCATAAAATTATGAATGTTTTCCACATACAGTCCAGCATCGGGCTCTGGAGTCATTAATGTGACAACACTACCACTATGGGCTTTTAGTTCCCACCCCATAAAATCGGGCTCAGAGCTACCATTCGGTTTTATATTAAATAAACTCTCCAAAGTAAATCCTGCACCATTTTTTGCTTTGTAGGCAATGATTTCTCCTTTTTTATTTAAGCGCTGAGATGCTACAAATCCAAGATCATGAATCTCCTTTAGTTTTCTCAGAAGAATTTCTTCACTATTTTCCAGCTCATGATAATACTCATAGAAAACAGAAAAGACAGGCTTAATCCCCTCATTTCCCGCAATTACATCTATTTCACAAGAAAGCTCATCTCCCCATGAACTAATATAAGAAAAAACAGCTCCATCACTAATACCTATAATGAGATAACGGCTAACCCCCATTCTTTCTTCTCTCTCCTCTTTTGTCGGAGGTTGAAGAAGATGAGATGGTGCTATAGAACAACCCTTTATAAGACCAGATAATCTAATTTCGGGATATTTAGGATATAAAATGACCTGAGCTCCATTGGCTTGCTCTTTATTGCCATCAAATGAAAGCCAAAACCAATCAATCGGAGCCTTAAATATTGCACCTTTTTTAGACATGCCGCAACTAACTATATTACCAATAGGAAGA
Encoded here:
- a CDS encoding MvaI/BcnI family restriction endonuclease, with the translated sequence MDKKINILSDLMIKNGAKRIIIKRLSNNDNSKQQIYLGSDFSVIKSLPIGNIVSCGMSKKGAIFKAPIDWFWLSFDGNKEQANGAQVILYPKYPEIRLSGLIKGCSIAPSHLLQPPTKEEREERMGVSRYLIIGISDGAVFSYISSWGDELSCEIDVIAGNEGIKPVFSVFYEYYHELENSEEILLRKLKEIHDLGFVASQRLNKKGEIIAYKAKNGAGFTLESLFNIKPNGSSEPDFMGWELKAHSGSVVTLMTPEPDAGLYVENIHNFMSNYHTNQKPDRVDFASIHRMSVYNEKTGLMLNLEGYDFRKQEIIDPDGGLFLRDSDGEIAAGWSFSKILDHWKRKHSKTCFVHYRVKKDEHPSYLFGPQITLADGNDIKKFMSALSASKVYYDPAINIKYNNEKKKIKKRNQFRMKWKDVGEVYDHIVNLKISDID